In Neoarius graeffei isolate fNeoGra1 chromosome 17, fNeoGra1.pri, whole genome shotgun sequence, a single window of DNA contains:
- the LOC132864364 gene encoding major facilitator superfamily domain-containing protein 12-like isoform X2, with protein MCVCDSERTISVVISFPFIFNQCIGCSENTPEWAGLIYFIPFIIIFQFGWAATQISHLSLIPELVKSESAKVELTAYRYAFTVIANITVYIVAWLLFHFQSNEDPSITDNLGPIDIPIFRNLCLIVWAIGVFFSLLFHLGTRETKAGGVEDEGEIGERSPLLPRSTLNSPSAPLQWRHWLKEPSFYQVAVLYMCTRLIVNLSQTYISMYLTNTLLLPKKYIAIIPLVMYVSGFISSLIMKPFNKLIGKNLVYFVGLVLILIFSYWALLDTHMGDGVYGAAVLLGAGSATILVMSLSMTADLIADQTQSGAFVYGAMSFTDKVANGLGVIIIQGLHPCHTPLCCPACVWYYHYVMVIVTGGVAVLAALTLCTILIWPIRISRRLSVMPGLMPDREDSVSSSDLSLGN; from the exons atgtgtgtgtgtgatagtgaga GGACGATCAGCGTCGTGATTTCTTTCCCCTTCATCTTTAATCAGTGTATCGGCTGCAGTGAGAACACGCCGGAGTGGGCCGGACTCATCTACTTCATCCCCTTCATCATCATCTTCCAGTTCGGTTGGGCTGCGACCCAAATCTCCCACCTGTCCCTCATTCCTGAGCTGGTGAAGTCtgagtcggcgaaggtggagctcACCGCGTACAG ataTGCTTTCACTGTGATCGCGAACATCACTGTGTACATCGTGGCGTGGCTGCTGTTCCATTTCCAGTCTAATGAAGATCCATCCATCACCGATAACCTCGGTCCCATCGACATCCCCATCTTCAGA AACCTGTGTCTGATCGTGTGGGCGATTGGCGTGTTTTTCTCTCTGCTGTTCCACTTGGGCACGCGGGAGACGAAGGCTGGAGGAGTCGAGGATGAAGGAGAAATTGGAGAAAGGTCCCCGCTCCTCCCCCGATCCACACTGAACTCTCCATCTGCGCCTCTGCAGTGGCGACACTGGCTCAAAGAGCCGTCCTTCTACCAG GTTGCAGTTCTTTACATGTGCACGAGGCTGATAGTGAACCTGTCCCAGACCTACATATCCATGTACCTCACTAACACACTGCTGCTGCcaaag AAGTACATCGCCATAATCCCCTTGGTGATGTACGTGAGTGGATTCATCTCCTCACTGATCATGAAACCCTTCAACAAGCTGATCGGGAAAAAT ctggtcTACTTCGTGGGTCTGGTCCTGATCCTGATCTTCTCGTACTGGGCTCTGTTGGACACTCATATGGGAGACGGTGTGTATGGAGCTGCAGTGCTGCTGGGGGCGGGGTCAGCCACCATCCTCGTCATGTCTCTGTCCATGACCGCTGATCTCATCGCTGATCAAACC CAAAGCGGAGCGTTCGTGTACGGAGCTATGAGCTTCACGGACAAAGTCGCAAACGGACTGGGGGTCATCATCATCCAGGGCCTGCACCCATGCCA TACTCCGTTGTGTTGTCCTGCGTGTGTGTGGTATTATCATTATGTGATGGTGATCGTTACGGGCGGAGTCGCTGTTTTAGCAGCCCTGACACTCTGCACCATCCTCATCTGGCCAATCAGGATCAGCCGCC
- the LOC132864364 gene encoding major facilitator superfamily domain-containing protein 12-like isoform X1: MAEPVSLLQRLSYAVGHFLNDLCASMWFTYLLLYYHSVLGFRNSSAGVLLLVGQVADGVCTPLIGYESDRTAGCCGYGKRKTWHLIGTISVVISFPFIFNQCIGCSENTPEWAGLIYFIPFIIIFQFGWAATQISHLSLIPELVKSESAKVELTAYRYAFTVIANITVYIVAWLLFHFQSNEDPSITDNLGPIDIPIFRNLCLIVWAIGVFFSLLFHLGTRETKAGGVEDEGEIGERSPLLPRSTLNSPSAPLQWRHWLKEPSFYQVAVLYMCTRLIVNLSQTYISMYLTNTLLLPKKYIAIIPLVMYVSGFISSLIMKPFNKLIGKNLVYFVGLVLILIFSYWALLDTHMGDGVYGAAVLLGAGSATILVMSLSMTADLIADQTQSGAFVYGAMSFTDKVANGLGVIIIQGLHPCHTPLCCPACVWYYHYVMVIVTGGVAVLAALTLCTILIWPIRISRRLSVMPGLMPDREDSVSSSDLSLGN, from the exons ATGGCGGAGCCGGTGTCGCTGCTGCAGCGGCTCAGTTATGCAGTCGGACACTTTCTCAACGACCTGTGCGCCTCCATGTGGTTCACCTACCTGCTGCTCTACTATCACTCGGTGCTGGGCTTCCGCAACTCCTCcgcaggtgtgctgctgctcgtGGGGCAGGTCGCTGACGGAGTGTGCACTCCTCTGATCGGATACGAATCGGACCGAACCGCAGGATGCTGTGGATACGGCAAGAGGAAAACGTGGCATTTAATCG GGACGATCAGCGTCGTGATTTCTTTCCCCTTCATCTTTAATCAGTGTATCGGCTGCAGTGAGAACACGCCGGAGTGGGCCGGACTCATCTACTTCATCCCCTTCATCATCATCTTCCAGTTCGGTTGGGCTGCGACCCAAATCTCCCACCTGTCCCTCATTCCTGAGCTGGTGAAGTCtgagtcggcgaaggtggagctcACCGCGTACAG ataTGCTTTCACTGTGATCGCGAACATCACTGTGTACATCGTGGCGTGGCTGCTGTTCCATTTCCAGTCTAATGAAGATCCATCCATCACCGATAACCTCGGTCCCATCGACATCCCCATCTTCAGA AACCTGTGTCTGATCGTGTGGGCGATTGGCGTGTTTTTCTCTCTGCTGTTCCACTTGGGCACGCGGGAGACGAAGGCTGGAGGAGTCGAGGATGAAGGAGAAATTGGAGAAAGGTCCCCGCTCCTCCCCCGATCCACACTGAACTCTCCATCTGCGCCTCTGCAGTGGCGACACTGGCTCAAAGAGCCGTCCTTCTACCAG GTTGCAGTTCTTTACATGTGCACGAGGCTGATAGTGAACCTGTCCCAGACCTACATATCCATGTACCTCACTAACACACTGCTGCTGCcaaag AAGTACATCGCCATAATCCCCTTGGTGATGTACGTGAGTGGATTCATCTCCTCACTGATCATGAAACCCTTCAACAAGCTGATCGGGAAAAAT ctggtcTACTTCGTGGGTCTGGTCCTGATCCTGATCTTCTCGTACTGGGCTCTGTTGGACACTCATATGGGAGACGGTGTGTATGGAGCTGCAGTGCTGCTGGGGGCGGGGTCAGCCACCATCCTCGTCATGTCTCTGTCCATGACCGCTGATCTCATCGCTGATCAAACC CAAAGCGGAGCGTTCGTGTACGGAGCTATGAGCTTCACGGACAAAGTCGCAAACGGACTGGGGGTCATCATCATCCAGGGCCTGCACCCATGCCA TACTCCGTTGTGTTGTCCTGCGTGTGTGTGGTATTATCATTATGTGATGGTGATCGTTACGGGCGGAGTCGCTGTTTTAGCAGCCCTGACACTCTGCACCATCCTCATCTGGCCAATCAGGATCAGCCGCC